The following nucleotide sequence is from Methylocella tundrae.
TCCGGGCCTGCGCGAGCGTCGCCCCGAGGCTTTGCGGAAAGTGTCCGACGCTCGCGCAAAAACCTATGTCGACGCCCTGCTCGCGTCCGTCGACGTCTGGCTGCCGACGGTGCGCCGGATGCGTCCCGATCACCCTTGGGAGGACGTCGTGCGCGTGCTCAATCTGAAGCGCCCCGTGCGACCCTGGACGGTCGAGCGCCTGCGCCGCGCGGTGCGGCGTCTCGTCCGGGAGCATCTGGCCGAGCCGCGCCTCATCGAGCGCGCGCGGCGCAAGCCCGCGGAAGACCGCCTGACGACGCTGGTTTCAGGCATCGCCATGGGCGATCCAGACATGAGCCTGCGCGAGATCGCCGCCCAGCTCGAAGCGATGCGCGAGCGCACCCCGCGCGGCGGCGCCCACTGGTCGCCCTCCTCCGTCAAAAACCTTCTCGATCGCGCGAAGAAACTCGGATTGGCGACAGTGATGAGGCCGTCTTGAGCCTGGCGTACCGCGGGTGGCGGCCGACAGCTTTCCTCTCACTGGATTTGCGAACCACTATCCTATGCGGCCCAAATGAGCTGCTGCGGGAGCCAATTCTCGAGCGTAAGCATCGAAACTCGCGCATGTTTGCGTGACGACGGCGTCGAGCGCAGGCATGCGCGGCGATCAGCAGATCAGTGCCGTCGAGTTTCTTTCTTTGCGCCGATCGCCGAGTTCCGCTGCGACACTGATGGTGGCGTAGATGTTGTCCTCTCCGACCCAGGGAATTTGGCGCGCCCTGCCCCGGTGATTTTTGATGAGCCTGCGGTGACGCTGGTGTCGAGCAAGTAGCGCGTCAGAAGACGTCTTTGGGTTTGGCGGGATCGTCCTCAATCTCCAGAATATCCGCGTCGATCGGCTCCAAGACCGCGAGTAGCGCCAATGTGCTCGCGCGCACGGTCGGCTCGATCATCAGGGAGT
It contains:
- a CDS encoding recombinase family protein, yielding MRRSATRNASPAPRGRLIGYARVSTEDQATDAQTDELNLAGCDAIYRETGSGASRTRPELARLMRDIRAGDVLVVVRLDRLARSVSHLLDTIERLEDRGAHFRSLRDPIDTSTPQGMFSLQVLGAVAQLERALISERTKAGIKAAQARGRRSGNPGLRERRPEALRKVSDARAKTYVDALLASVDVWLPTVRRMRPDHPWEDVVRVLNLKRPVRPWTVERLRRAVRRLVREHLAEPRLIERARRKPAEDRLTTLVSGIAMGDPDMSLREIAAQLEAMRERTPRGGAHWSPSSVKNLLDRAKKLGLATVMRPS